Genomic segment of Bacteroides stercoris ATCC 43183:
TATGCGCTTATCAAGAAGCTTGATATAGACTTCGGTAGCGGCTTCTCGGTGATTACCGGTGAGACCGGTGCGGGAAAGTCCATCATATTGGGAGCTATCGGTCTGTTGCTGGGGCAGCGTGCCGATGTGAAATCCATCAGGCGGGGCGCTGCAAAATGTGTGATTGAAGCCCGTTTTGAGATTGCCGGTTATGGTATGCAGCCTTTCTTTGAGGAAAACGAACTGGAATACGAAGATGAGTGTATCCTTCGCCGCGAAGTCTATGCTTCGGGCAAGAGCCGTGCGTTTATCAACGATACGCCTGCCTCGCTGGTACAGATGAAGGAGCTTGGCGAACAGCTGATTGACGTGCACTCGCAACATCAGAACCTGCTCCTGAACAAGGAAGGTTTCCAGTTGAGCGTGCTGGATTTGCTGGCGCATGACGAAGACGAGCTAAGTAAATACCGCTCTCTCCACCGGGAATGGAAGCAGGTGCAGCAGGATTTGGAACAGCTTGTCGCATTGTCCGAAAAGAACAAGGCGGACGAAGATTACATCCGTTTCCAGTTGGAGCAGTTGGAGGATGCGCATCTGGCTACCGGAGAACAGGAAGAACTGGAGCAGGAAGCCGATACGCTGAGCCATGCCGAAGAGATAAAAGCCGGACTGTTCCGTGCCGGTCAGGCGATGAACTCCGATGAGGGCGGTCTGCTATCCGTATTGAAAGAGTGCCTGAATACAATGGCGGGCTTGCAGAAAGTATATCCTGCCGCCGGTGAACTTGCCGAACGGCTGGAAAGCAGCTACATCGAACTGAAAGATATTTCTCAGGAGATTTCGGGAAAAGAAGAGGAGATAGAATTTAACCCTGCCCGGCTGGAAGAGGTGAACGGACGTTTGAACCTGATTTATACTCTCCAGCAGAAGCATCGCGTCTCTACGGTGGACGAGCTTCTGGCTCTGGCGGATGATTATGCGGCCAAACTGTCCAACATCACTTCATCGGATGAACAGATTGAAACGTTGAAAGCCCGTAGCGAAGCCTTATATAATAAGGTGAAGCGGCAGGCAGCGGTA
This window contains:
- the recN gene encoding DNA repair protein RecN, translated to MLRSLYIQNYALIKKLDIDFGSGFSVITGETGAGKSIILGAIGLLLGQRADVKSIRRGAAKCVIEARFEIAGYGMQPFFEENELEYEDECILRREVYASGKSRAFINDTPASLVQMKELGEQLIDVHSQHQNLLLNKEGFQLSVLDLLAHDEDELSKYRSLHREWKQVQQDLEQLVALSEKNKADEDYIRFQLEQLEDAHLATGEQEELEQEADTLSHAEEIKAGLFRAGQAMNSDEGGLLSVLKECLNTMAGLQKVYPAAGELAERLESSYIELKDISQEISGKEEEIEFNPARLEEVNGRLNLIYTLQQKHRVSTVDELLALADDYAAKLSNITSSDEQIETLKARSEALYNKVKRQAAVLTGLRTAAAREVKKQMAARLIPLGMPNVRFQVEIGTRKEPGAHGADTVNFLFSANKNGALQNISSVASGGEIARVMLSVKAMIAGAVKLPTIVFDEIDTGVSGEIADRMADIMQKMGDSDRQVISITHLPQIAARGRAHYKVYKQDNETETNSHIRRLTDEERVGEIAHMLSGATLTDAALNNAKALLGIV